GATCACTGCCGCGCCAGCACAAAGGAGAGAGAAATGAGATTAATCGTTCATGGCCAGCAGGCGTATGGCAAGTCTGTACTCGAAGCCATCCTGGACAAGGGGGTGGACGAGGTGGTTGCAGTTTACAGTGCGCCCGACAAGGAGGGCAGGCCGCTGGATCCGCTGAAGGAATACGCACTGGAGCAGGAATTACCCGTTTACCAGCCTGAATCCTACCGAAATCCCGAGATCTGGGAGCAGCTGGCAAGTCACGAAGCAGATTTGTGCGTGATGGCCTACGTCCTGTTGTTCGTGCCTGAAGAGGCGCTTAACGTGCCGAAATACGGATCGATCCAGTACCATCCATCATTGCTGCCCTGGCACAAGGGGCCGAGCTCGATCAACTGGCCGATCATCATGGGCAAGGAAAAAACCGGCCTGTCGATCTTCTGGCCGGACAATGGCCTCGATACCGGGCCGATAATGCTGCAAAAGGAAGTCGATATCGGGCCCGACGATACGCTGGGATCGATTTACTTCGACAAGCTGTACCCGCTTGGCGTTGACGCCATGCTCGAGTCAATCGAACTGGTTCGTGGCGGCAATGCGCCGCGCGAGGTTCAGGATCCCGACGCAGGCAGCTACGAAGGCTGGTGCCGCAAGGAAGACGTCCACATCGACTGGAGCAAGGGCACGGATGAAGTTTATAACCTGATTCGCGGGGCCAATCCGCAGCCAGGCGCCTGGACCACTTTTAACGGCAGCGAGCTCAAGATTTTTGACAGCCGCAAAGCTGACGGCAGTGGTGAACCGGGCAGCGTACTCTCGATCGACGATGGCGGTGCCGTGGTGGCGACCGCGGACGGCGCCATTCGCGTTATGAAAGTTCGCGCCGATGCAGGCAAGGTGCCGGTGCCGGAATACGCGGCATCTGCAGGTCTCGAAACGGGCTCGAAACTGGGCAGCTGAAGTCCGTGCGCTTGCCGTAAAAATACATGAAGACCGGTGTACCGGTCTGAGGATAGAAGCATGAGTGACATCGAAATTGCGCGCGCGGCCGCGGACAAGATTCATATCAATGACGGTGGCCTGATTCAGGGTCTATTCTAAATGCGAGGTAAAGTCGAATGATCAAGAATATCCTGGTACCTCTGGATGGAACAGAACGCAGCGCAGACGTGCTGGATACCGCGATGGTTATCGCCAGGCGGTTCGACGCACACATCAAGGCAGTGCACGTACGAGAACATACCAGTGAACCGTACATGTTCAGTGGTATGCCGGCGGCCTACCGCGAGGAGTTCGCCCGCATGAGTAGCAAGGCCGTGGACTCGGTAGTTGATACGGTACGCGAGCAGTTCAAGAATTTTTGCACTGTGGGCAAAGTCAAGGTAACCCGGAAACCGTCGAAGTCTGCCGGCATAACTGCCTCGTTGCACATTCTTGAAGGTGATGCGGAATCTGTGCTCGATCGGGAATCTCGCCTGGTCGACGTGATCGCGATGTCCCGACCAACGAAACACCGAATCGGTGGACCTGCTGTTGGTCAACTGCACGAATCACTGATGATGCATTCGGGTAGACCGGTGCTGATCGTGCCCCCCGCTCCCGAGTGGCAGGCGCATCGTGTCGAACACGCCGCGATCGGCTGGAACGATAGCGTCGAAGCGAGCAGGGCGCTGGCCCTGACCCTGCCGTGGTTGACGCAAATGAAAAAAGTCTCGGTGCTGGTATCAAAGAAACGCGAAGCGGGTGTCGGTGAAGTAGTCGATTATCTGAAGCAACATGGTTGCAGGGCCGATTATCATGTAATAGGTAAAAAGGGCACCAACGTCGGTAAAAACATGTTGGGTACCTGCGCCGATATCGGTACCGAATTCCTGGTGGTTGGCGGATTCAGCCACACCCGAACCCGCCAACGGCTGTTCGGCGGTGTCACCAGTTACTTGTTGAGCAATACCGATATCATCACCGTGATGGCGCATTGATGCTTGGTTGTGGCGCAATCACATGTTTTTGCTCGCTCCTCCTTGGGTTAAACTTTGCCCCGCTCGACAAGAGCGGGGATACTTGTTAAGCACTGCCTAACTCGAGAGGATTTATATGTCACAGCCTGAGCCCAATTCCGACCCGGTTGACAATCGCAAGCAGCGCCGCCGCGGCAAGACTAAGGGCAGGGTGGTTGATCTTAACGCGCTGCTCGAAGTGCAGAGCCTACTGGGTGACGAATCACGTGCGCGCGACCTGTTGATCGAACACCTGCACAAGATTCAGGACAACTACGGGCATTTGTCAGCCGCACACCTGGTAGCACTGGCCCACGAAATGCGCCTCGCCACCACCGAGGTCTACGAAGTAGCAAGCTTTTACCATCATTTTGATGTGATTCGGGAAGGCGATATTGCGCCACCGTCCTTAACCGTGCGCGTCTGCGATTCGGTCAGCTGCGAAATGGCCGGTAGCGAATCCCTGATCGCCGCACTTGAATCCTCACTAGGTGACGGTGTGCGCGTGCAGCGCGTTCCCTGTGTTGGCCGTTGTGACAAGGCGCCGGTCGCGGTGGTCGGTCAGTACACGGTCGACAATGCAACCGATGACGCGGTTAAATCCGCCGTCGACGCCGGCAATACCACCCAATCCATGCCGGATGACAGCATCGATTTCGATGCCTATCGGGCGAGTGGCGGTTACCAGTTGTTTGACAGGTTGCTCGGCGGCGACATCAGCGGTGACACAATTATCGAGGCGCTCGAGGGCACGCAATTGCGGGGTCTCGGTGGTGCCGGCTTTCCGGTTGGGCGCAAGTGGGGGATCCTGCGCGATCAACCCGCGCCGCGCCTGTGCGCGATCAATATCGACGAGGGTGAGCCGGGGACCTTTAAAGACCGCTTCTATATGCTCTCCGATCCACACCGCTTTCTCGAGGGCATGCTGATTGCAGCCAGGGTTATCGGAATCAACGCCTGCTATATTTATATCCGCGACGAATATCCATCGGTCATTCAGATCCTCAAACTTGCGGTCGATGACCTGGTTAAAAAATCCGGCTACGAACTGCCATTGATAGAAATACGGCGTGGCGCGGGTGCCTACATCTGCGGTGAAGAATCGGCGATGATCGAGTCGATCGAAGGCAAGCGCGGCATGCCGCGATTACGTCCGCCTTACGTTGCCGAGGTGGGACTTTTCGGTCGGCCGACGCTCGAGCACAACTGTGAATCGCTGTTCTGGATTCGCGACATAATCGAGAAGGGTTCCGAATGGTTCGATTCGCAGGGCCGCAACGGACGCAAGGGCGTGCGCAGTTTCTCGGTCTCGGGTCGCGTAAACAAACCCGGCGTGCACCTCGCGCCAGCAGGCATAACGATCAAGGAACTGATCGATGAATACTGTGGCGGCATGCTCGATGGGCACCAGTTCTATGGTTATTTCCCGGGCGGTGCCTCGGGTGGCATTTTGCCGGCCAGCCTGAACGATATTCCGCTCGATTTCGATACGCTGCAGGAATATGGTTGCTTTATCGGTTCCGCCGCGGTCGTGGTGTTGTCGGACCAGGACAGCGCCAAGCAGGCGGCGCTGAACTCGCTCAAGTTTTTCGCGCACGAATCCTGCGGCCAGTGTACGCCTTGTCGGGTTGGTTGCGAAAAAGCGGTCAGCATCATGGAAACCGGCAACTGGGATATCGAGCAGCTGAACGATCTGTCGACGGTGATGGTCGATGCCTCGATCTGTGGTCTCGGGCAGGCGGCACCCAATCCCATACTGTCAGTCATAAAATATTTCCCGCATGAGCTGGGAATCGAGGAGAATCCATAATGGCTGCCAATCCTGATTCTATCTTTGAGGCCATCGAATTCACTTTAAACGGGGCTTCGGTAGAAGGCCTGCCGGGTGAAACCATCCTGCAGGCAGCACAACGCACCGGCACCGAGATTCCGCATCTTTGCTACACCGATGGATTGCGCGCCGACGGTAACTGCCGCGCCTGCATGGTCGAGATCGATGGCGAACGCGTGCTTGCGCCGAGCTGTTGCCGCAATCCAACCCCGGGGATGGTGGTTCATTCAGATAACGAACGCGCGCAAAAATCGCAGAAGCTCGTACTCGAACTGCTGCTTTCCGATATGCCCGAGCAGTCGTATACGCTTGAAAACGAGCTGACTTACTGGGCCGACAAGCTCGAAGTCACGAATCCGAGATTCAAGCCGCGCCATCAACCGGCCGCGGATTTGTCGCATCCGGCGATCGCAGTCAACCTGGATGCCTGTATCCAGTGCACACGCTGCCTGCGCGCCTGCCGCGAGTCTCAAGTCAATGACGTGATCGGCCTGGCACGGCGCGGGCATTATGCAGAGATCGTGTTCGATATCGGTGACCCGATGGGTGAGTCTTCTTGTGTGGCCTGCGGCGAATGCGTTGCCGCCTGTCCCACCGGCGCGCTCAGCAATGCGAATGGGGCGCACCTGATCGAGGCTGACCGTAAAGTCGACTCGGTTTGCCCTTACTGCGGGGTCGGGTGCCTGCTGACGTATCACGTTAAAGACGACGAAATTGTGCGTGTCGAAGGACGTGACGGACCAGCCAATTTCAACCGTCTGTGTGTCAAGGGACGTTATGGTTTCGACTATATCAATCATCCGCAGCGTTTACTCAAACCGTTAATTCGCAAGGAAGGCGTGCCCAAGGGTTTGAACGAATATTTCGATCCGGCTGATCCGTCGAAGATGTTTCGTGAAGTCAGCTGGGATGAGGCCATGCAACTTGCGACGAGCGGACTGAAGCAAATCAAAAATGAACATGGTGGCGCCGGGCTGGCCGGCTTCGGCTCGGCCAAGGGTTCAAACGAAGAAGCCTACCTGTTCCAGAAACTGGTACGCGTCGGTTTCGGCACCAATAACGTCGATCACTGTACCCGGCTGTGCCATGCATCCAGTGTCGCGGCACTGCTCGAAGGTATCGGTTCCGGCGCGGTCTCAAACCAGGTCGAGGACGTCAAGCATGCCGAGGTGTTCATGGTTATCGGCTCCAATCCGACGACCAATCATCCGGTTGCCGCGACCTTTATGAAGAATGCCATCCGGGACGGCAAGAAATTAATTCTGCTGGATCCGCGCAAGACCCAGATTGCGCGTCACGCGACCCACCATCTGCAGTTCAACGCTTCGACCGATGTGTCGCTGCTGAACTCGATGCTGCACGTCATCATCGAGGAAGGGCTCACCGACGAATCTTTCATCAAGGAGCGCACCACCGACTACGAGGAACTGAAGGCCAACGTCGCCGATTTCAGCCCCGAGAAAATGGCGCCGGTAACCGGAATCGACGCCACGACACTGCGCGAAGTTGCGCGCCTGTTTGCAACTTCGAAAGGGTCGATGATTTTCTGGGGGATGGGAATTTCGCAACATATCCATGGTACCGACAATTCGCGTTGCCTGATCGCGTTGTCGATGATTACCGGACAAATCGGTCGCCCCGGTACCGGCTTACACCCGCTGCGTGGGCAGAACAATGTGCAGGGTGCTTCCGATGCCGGGCTGATACCGATGGTTTTTCCCGACTACCAGCGTGTTGACAATGCTGAAGCGCATGCCTGGTTTTCGAAATACTGGAATGCCGAGCTCGACGATAAGCCCGGTTTGACCGTGGTTGAAATCATGCACGCGGTGCTCGAGGGACAGATCAAGGGCATGTACATCATGGGTGAAAACCCGGCGATGTCAGACCCGAACCTGAACCATGCACGTGCCGCGCTGGCGGCGCTCGATCATCTTGTCCTGCAGGACATGTTTCTGACCGAAACCGCGGCCTTCGCCGACGTGGTGTTACCGGCGTCGGGCTGGGCCGAGAAAGATGGCACGGTATCGAATACCGACCGCCGCGTACAACTCGGCCAGGCCGCAGTGCCACTGCCGGGTGAAGCACGCCAGGATCTCTGGATCATTCGCGATATCGGCAAGGGGATTGGTCTCGACTGGGACTATAGCCATGTGTCAGAGGTCTACGACGAAATGCGCGGCGCGATGGCGAGCATCACTGGAATTACCTGGGAGCGCCTGAACGAATCATCCTCCGTTACTTATCCCTGTGCCGACGAAAGCGATCCTGGCCAGGGTGTTGTTTTCGTTGAGGACTTCCCCACCGCCAACGGTAAGGCGAGGCTGGTAGCGGCAAAATCGATTCCGCCGGATGAGCTGCCCGATGAAGAGTTTCCGCTTATTCTGATCACCGGGCGACAGCTCGAGCACTGGCATACCGGTTCGATGACGCGCCGTGCAGCAATACTCGATGCAATCGAACCGGTGCCGGTGGTTTATGTCAATGGACAGGATCTTGAAAGCCTCGGCGTCGAAGCGGGTGCCGAAATCATTGCCAGGTCACGCCGCGGTGAATTGCGAGCCTACGCGCGGCCCGACGGGGCGCTTAAACAGGGCGAGGTATTTATTCCGTTCTGTTTTCACGAGGCGGCAGCAAACCTGTTGACCAACGAGGCGCTCGATCCGTACGGCAAAATTCCCGAGTTCAAGTTCTGCGCGATCAAGCTGGAGGCAGCTTAGCTAATCCTGGTTTGACAGGATTATCTTGCCGAAGTGGCCACCCTGTTCCATCAGTCTGTGGGCATCAGCGGCGTCCTTGAGTGCAAAGCGTGCATCGATCACCGGCTCGATTGTCCCGGCTGCGAATAACGGCATCACTTCCGTTTCGAATTGATGGATGATGGAAGCCTTCTCGGCAACCGGGCGGGAGCGCAGCACCGAACCGATAATGCGTTGGCGCTTGACCATCATGGTGGCAAGATTCAGCTCGGCTTTGATGCCACCCATGACGCCGATCAACATCAGGGTGCCGGCGAGCGCGAGGGATTTCATATTGGATTCAAGGTACTTTGCCCCGATGTGATCCAGGATAACGTCGACTCCGCGTCCCTCGGTGAGGCGCTTGATCTCGTCTGCGAACGACTGTTCACGGTAATCGATGACGTGGTCGGCTCCCTGTGCCGAGACACGTTCCAGTTTGGCGCTTGATGCCGTAACAAAGATCCTGGTTTCCGGGCTTAATGCCTTACAAAGTTGAATGGCTGCGGTTGCAACGCCACCACCACCGCCATGAATCAAAACTGATTGCCTGCCCTGCAGCTCACCGAGCATGAACAGGTTCAGGTAGGCCGTAATATAGGTTTCACAGATGCAGGCGGCCTGCTCGAAGCTGACCGATTCCGGAATCGACATGCAGTGATCCTCGCGTGCCAGCGCGTACTCGGCATAACCACCGCCGCCAACCAGTGCCACCACGCGTTCACCCGGTTTGAAACGGGAAGTGTTTTCGCCACTGGATTCAATCACCCCGGCCACTTCGAGTCCCAGAATTTCAGAATCTCCGGGCGGAGGGGGGTAGTTTCCCTGGCGTTGAATGACATCGGGGCGATTAACTGACGAATTGCTAACCTTGATCAATACCTGGTCTTCAGCGGGTGCGGGTGTTTCGACCTCGCTCAATTGCATCATTTCGGGGCCGCCAAACTTGCGCAACGTAATCGCTTTCATGGGAATTCCTGTATTAACTGGAGATTTGTATTTGCCGGGCAGACGCCCGAATTTTATCCTAATTCAGGCATAGGGTCCTAATCGTTGACCTGATCCACTTAAGGTTATCCATAAAAATTTCCAATATTGCCAAACAGAACCTAGTTTTGTCCCGGCAGCTATATATACTCGACGATGCGGCGCCTTCGGGCGGTTTTTCAGAACGAGAATTCGGGACTTATTTTATGAGCGATCGCGTAGATATTAGTGGTCTCAGCATAGACCGCAGACTGTACGAACTGGTGGATGAAATCTCGGTCGGCACGAGGGTTGAAGCCTCGTCATTCTGGCAATCAATGGCTGACATCGTGGCGGAACTCGGTGCGCAAAACGCAGATTTGTTGCAAAAGCGTAATGATTTACAGACCCGGATTGATGACTGGCATAATGCCAATCCTGCCCCTTTTCAGCTTGATCAGTACAAAGCTTTTCTGCAGGAGATCGGTTACCTGGTTCCCGAGTCCGATTCTTTCAAGGTGACCACTGACAATGTCGACGACGAGATTGCCGTGATCGCCGGTCCGCAGCTGGTGGTGCCGGTCGACAATGCGCGCTATGCACTCAATGCCGCCAATGCGCGTTGGTACAGCCTCTACGATGCACTCTACGGTACCGATATCATTCTCGAGGTCGACGGATGTAAGAAGACTGCGAAGTACAACCCGGTCAGAGGGCAACAGGTTATCCGTTACGCGCGCGACTTTCTGGACCAGGCGGTGCCGCTGGCGACCGGCAGTCATGCCTACGCGGTGCGTTACAAGGTTGTATCGGGAAAGCTGGTCGTGGTCATGGGTGACGGCAAAGAAACCGAGCTCGGCTGGCGTGAATGTTTTGTCGGGTATCGAGGCGAGCCCGAGCAGCCGAGCGCTGTGCTATTACGCAATAATGACCTGCATATCGAGTTGTTGATCGGTGAGGGTTATTTTATTGGCCAGGGGGATCTCGCCAACATCTACGATATCAATCTCGAATCCGCGGTAACCACGATCCAGGACTGTGAAGATTCGGTCTCTGCTGTCGATGCCGATGACAAGGTCAGGGTTTATCGTAACTGGTTTGGATTGATGAAAGGCAACCTCACGGCCGAGGTTGTGCGCGCAAAGGAAACCATCGAGCGCAGCCTGAATCCGGACCCCGAATTTATCGCCCCGGACGGTTCAGCTTTTAGTTTACCCGGTCGCAGCCTGATGCTGGTGCGCCATGTCGGCACGCATATGTATACCGATGCGGTAACCTGTAGCGGCAAAGAGATTCCGGAAACCTTCCTCGATGCGATGGTGACCGCACTCGCTGCAAAACATGATTTGCTCGGTAACGGGCAGTTTAAAAACAGTCGCAAGGGCAGTGTCTATGTTGTAAAGCCCAAATGCCACGGGCCGGAAGAAGTCGAGGCCGCGATCAGGTTGTTTGAAATGGTAGAACAGGCGTTAGGACTGGAACCCGGAACTTTAAAAATCGGCATCATGGACGAGGAGCGTCGCACCACGGTCAATCTCAAGGAATGCATTCGTGCCGCAAGTGAGCGAGTGATTTTTATCAATACGGGCTTTCTCGATCGTACCGGTGATGAAATTCATACCAGCATGGAAGCCGGCGCAATGATCCCCAAGAACGAGATCAAGACTTCTACCTGGCTGCTGGCCTACGAAGACTGGAATGTCGACGTTGGGCTCGCCGCCGGGCTGCCGGGGCATGGGCAGATCGGCAAGGGCATGTGGGCGGCGCCGGACAACATGCGTGCGATGATGCAGCAGAAAATTGCGCACCCGCGTGCCGGCGCCAATACCGCCTGGGTGCCATCCCCGCTTGCCGCATGCCTGCATGCGATGCACTACCATCATGTTAACGTAGCGACTCGCCAGCAGCAACTGACGCAGTGCATGCGCGCCAGTCTGGATGACATTTTGACTATTCCGCTGCTGGGAGAGCGCAAGGTTAAGCAGAGCGAACTCATGATGGAGCTCGAAAACAATGCCCAGGGGATTTTGGGATACGTCGTGCGCTGGATCGATCAGGGTGTAGGATGTTCCAAGGTGCCCGATATCAGTGACACCGACTTGATGGAGGATCGCGCAACCCTGCGCATTTCAAGCCAGCATATTGCCAATTGGCTGCACCACGGTATTACCGATGCGGACCAGGTGCGCAGCGTGTTCGAAAAAATGGCGGAAGTGGTTGATCGACAGAATGATGGCGATCCACTGTATCGCGACATGGCACCAGATTTCGACAACAGCATCGCCTTCCAGGCCGCGCTCGACCTCGTGTTCAAGGGACGCGAGGTCGCGAATGGCTACACCGAGCCGGTACTGCACGCGCGCCGCCGCGAATTCAAGGCAGGGCTCAGGGACTAGACAAGTCCCGGTAAATCCGACTGACCTGGTTGCAGGTATTCCCGGGCAGGTCCCGTATAGCCGGTTCGGCTCTGTCGGTAAACGCGCAGCTTTGCGGTACGCTTTTCGTGCCTATCCAGGCTCGCTTTCAGCCAGTGCCTGAGCTGTTTCAGGCGCCTTGAAAAAGATCGGGATTCCGCAGATGCGACCGGGCCCGAAAAATGATTAAAGTCGATCTCGTTTCTGGTATCGGTCTTAATGTTCAATTCGCTATCCTTATTCATAACATTAGCTTCAATTTGCGGTTTAAGAAAAATCGGTGAAAGGAGCCTGGTTCAGAATATTGTGCACTGCTAAATTTTTATAATATCCCCCAAAAAGGTGCGATTTTGGTGCAAGCAAGCAGATTTAACCCGCCTGGCTATTGATCCGGAGCTTCCATTTTTTGGACGGCAACAACAGACGCGAAGTGACCTATAATTGCATGACGGTCAGGTCAATTTTCTTTATCATTCAGTCAAAGAGCGTCAATTCACGAAAGTCGACTAAGGACCATATCTGGTATTCAATCGAACAACCGAACTCAACCAGGAGACAGGCTTGTGAAAGCTCCCGATAACCAAACTCCCACCTCATCCGTTACCCTTTCCATGCCGATTTCAGAATCGGTTTACAAGTTGGTTGTTGGAATCGAACGCATTGTTCGATGGGTTACAAAGCCTTTTTTCGACCTTACCTGTTCTTGTTTCGATGCCTGGTCTGGTAATAGCGGACACTTGAGATCCGAAATGAACACAATCAGGCCAGAGATGGTATTGAAATACGGGCTTTTTAGCATCGTGTGCGGCACGTTACTGGTCGGTGGATGCGCCGCTGATCCCAACAAGCCGGTCATCGATCCGGAAGGTGTCGATATGGTCCAGTTTGAAGAAGATCGGGCAAAATGCGAAGAGGTTGCGCAACAGGTGGAACAAAAAGCCGGCAGCGAGGCAGTCACGGGCGCGGTTGTGCTGGGTTTGATCGGGGCTATTTTTGGTGACAGCGATACGGTCAAGAAATCGGCCGCCGCCGGCTTCGTTGGAGGGGGTGCCGAAGGTCTTGGCAAAACCGAACTTGAGCGTGCCAGGGTCGTGAAAAACTGCCTACGCGCCCGGGGCTACCAGGTACTCAACTAATCCGCCCGTGATCGCGACAATGGCCGGTCTGTTTAGATGGTAGTGCCATGAAAAAAAACGTTCCTGCCTTAGATGATCTTTTGAATCTGCTTCCGGATGCGATTGTTATTGTTGATGCTACCGGTCACATTGTATTCGCAAATACTTCGGTTGAAGGGCTATTGGGATATCGTCCCGGTGAACTCGTCCAGCAATCCCTGGATTGTTTGATTCCGAAATCCTATCGCAGCGAACACCAGTCACACTTCAAGTGGTTTCGCGAGCACGGTCAGGCGATGGCCATGGGCGACCGTCCATTCGTCTATGGGCTTGATAAATCGGGTAATGAAATTTCGCTGTCGATATCCATAGCGAATATGGATCTTGATAATGAACGCTACTCGATTGCGGTCATGCGCGATATCGGTGAATTACAGTCGGAGATCACCGAGATTACCTTTAGGGCCGAGACTGATGTCTTGACGGGTCTTGGTAATCGTATGCAACTGTCGCATGTTCTGGAAGCGGCGATAGAAAAAAATAATCAATTCAGTCTGTTGTATCTGGATCTCGAGAAGTTCAAACCGATCAATGATAAGCATGGGCACGAGGTGGGCGATAGAGTACTTCAAATTGTTGCAAAACGACTTAAGGCTTTAATCAGGCCACAAGATCAGGCCGTGCGAATTGGCGGTGACGAGTTCGTGTTATTTCTGGACGGTGTGGTCGATGCCGGAACACTGGAACAGCGAGCGACGGCCGTTGCCAAAAGCATAAAGCGCCCATTTCATTTGGGAGAGCTTTCGGGAGCGGTAGGTGTCAACATCGGTGGCGCGCTATACCCACGAGACGGCAACAATGAGCAAGCGTTATTGAACGTGGCTGACCGCAACATGTACCGTGCCAAGCAAAGTGGATTGGCCTACAAGTCCCCAGATTAAAAACATGACTCGATGAGTCTATTGAAAGATGGCTGGCCATAAACATTTGTGGTGAACAGCGCGTTTATTTGTGGACGGACGGAGTCGATAAACTGGTACTTGGGCGCTTTAACCTGGCAACAGGATCATTGGCAGCTAATTGGCCCGGATCTCAGTAGCCTGCGGCATGACCGTCCTTGCGCGGTTCGGAGCCGCCGTGCAGCACGCCGTTTTCCCAATCGATGACGATGGCCTGCCCGCCGCCCCAGGGCGACCTGGCCGGAACCACGTTGTGTCCCCGCGCCGTTAACTCCGCTCGAGTGGTTTCGGGCACCCCGGTTTCGACTTCAAGCACACCTGCGTAAAGGAAGAATCG
This genomic stretch from Gammaproteobacteria bacterium harbors:
- a CDS encoding formyltransferase family protein, with the translated sequence MRLIVHGQQAYGKSVLEAILDKGVDEVVAVYSAPDKEGRPLDPLKEYALEQELPVYQPESYRNPEIWEQLASHEADLCVMAYVLLFVPEEALNVPKYGSIQYHPSLLPWHKGPSSINWPIIMGKEKTGLSIFWPDNGLDTGPIMLQKEVDIGPDDTLGSIYFDKLYPLGVDAMLESIELVRGGNAPREVQDPDAGSYEGWCRKEDVHIDWSKGTDEVYNLIRGANPQPGAWTTFNGSELKIFDSRKADGSGEPGSVLSIDDGGAVVATADGAIRVMKVRADAGKVPVPEYAASAGLETGSKLGS
- a CDS encoding universal stress protein; this encodes MIKNILVPLDGTERSADVLDTAMVIARRFDAHIKAVHVREHTSEPYMFSGMPAAYREEFARMSSKAVDSVVDTVREQFKNFCTVGKVKVTRKPSKSAGITASLHILEGDAESVLDRESRLVDVIAMSRPTKHRIGGPAVGQLHESLMMHSGRPVLIVPPAPEWQAHRVEHAAIGWNDSVEASRALALTLPWLTQMKKVSVLVSKKREAGVGEVVDYLKQHGCRADYHVIGKKGTNVGKNMLGTCADIGTEFLVVGGFSHTRTRQRLFGGVTSYLLSNTDIITVMAH
- a CDS encoding NAD(P)H-dependent oxidoreductase subunit E, which encodes MSQPEPNSDPVDNRKQRRRGKTKGRVVDLNALLEVQSLLGDESRARDLLIEHLHKIQDNYGHLSAAHLVALAHEMRLATTEVYEVASFYHHFDVIREGDIAPPSLTVRVCDSVSCEMAGSESLIAALESSLGDGVRVQRVPCVGRCDKAPVAVVGQYTVDNATDDAVKSAVDAGNTTQSMPDDSIDFDAYRASGGYQLFDRLLGGDISGDTIIEALEGTQLRGLGGAGFPVGRKWGILRDQPAPRLCAINIDEGEPGTFKDRFYMLSDPHRFLEGMLIAARVIGINACYIYIRDEYPSVIQILKLAVDDLVKKSGYELPLIEIRRGAGAYICGEESAMIESIEGKRGMPRLRPPYVAEVGLFGRPTLEHNCESLFWIRDIIEKGSEWFDSQGRNGRKGVRSFSVSGRVNKPGVHLAPAGITIKELIDEYCGGMLDGHQFYGYFPGGASGGILPASLNDIPLDFDTLQEYGCFIGSAAVVVLSDQDSAKQAALNSLKFFAHESCGQCTPCRVGCEKAVSIMETGNWDIEQLNDLSTVMVDASICGLGQAAPNPILSVIKYFPHELGIEENP
- the fdhF gene encoding formate dehydrogenase subunit alpha — its product is MAANPDSIFEAIEFTLNGASVEGLPGETILQAAQRTGTEIPHLCYTDGLRADGNCRACMVEIDGERVLAPSCCRNPTPGMVVHSDNERAQKSQKLVLELLLSDMPEQSYTLENELTYWADKLEVTNPRFKPRHQPAADLSHPAIAVNLDACIQCTRCLRACRESQVNDVIGLARRGHYAEIVFDIGDPMGESSCVACGECVAACPTGALSNANGAHLIEADRKVDSVCPYCGVGCLLTYHVKDDEIVRVEGRDGPANFNRLCVKGRYGFDYINHPQRLLKPLIRKEGVPKGLNEYFDPADPSKMFREVSWDEAMQLATSGLKQIKNEHGGAGLAGFGSAKGSNEEAYLFQKLVRVGFGTNNVDHCTRLCHASSVAALLEGIGSGAVSNQVEDVKHAEVFMVIGSNPTTNHPVAATFMKNAIRDGKKLILLDPRKTQIARHATHHLQFNASTDVSLLNSMLHVIIEEGLTDESFIKERTTDYEELKANVADFSPEKMAPVTGIDATTLREVARLFATSKGSMIFWGMGISQHIHGTDNSRCLIALSMITGQIGRPGTGLHPLRGQNNVQGASDAGLIPMVFPDYQRVDNAEAHAWFSKYWNAELDDKPGLTVVEIMHAVLEGQIKGMYIMGENPAMSDPNLNHARAALAALDHLVLQDMFLTETAAFADVVLPASGWAEKDGTVSNTDRRVQLGQAAVPLPGEARQDLWIIRDIGKGIGLDWDYSHVSEVYDEMRGAMASITGITWERLNESSSVTYPCADESDPGQGVVFVEDFPTANGKARLVAAKSIPPDELPDEEFPLILITGRQLEHWHTGSMTRRAAILDAIEPVPVVYVNGQDLESLGVEAGAEIIARSRRGELRAYARPDGALKQGEVFIPFCFHEAAANLLTNEALDPYGKIPEFKFCAIKLEAA
- a CDS encoding NAD(P)H-quinone oxidoreductase, whose product is MKAITLRKFGGPEMMQLSEVETPAPAEDQVLIKVSNSSVNRPDVIQRQGNYPPPPGDSEILGLEVAGVIESSGENTSRFKPGERVVALVGGGGYAEYALAREDHCMSIPESVSFEQAACICETYITAYLNLFMLGELQGRQSVLIHGGGGGVATAAIQLCKALSPETRIFVTASSAKLERVSAQGADHVIDYREQSFADEIKRLTEGRGVDVILDHIGAKYLESNMKSLALAGTLMLIGVMGGIKAELNLATMMVKRQRIIGSVLRSRPVAEKASIIHQFETEVMPLFAAGTIEPVIDARFALKDAADAHRLMEQGGHFGKIILSNQD
- a CDS encoding malate synthase G gives rise to the protein MSDRVDISGLSIDRRLYELVDEISVGTRVEASSFWQSMADIVAELGAQNADLLQKRNDLQTRIDDWHNANPAPFQLDQYKAFLQEIGYLVPESDSFKVTTDNVDDEIAVIAGPQLVVPVDNARYALNAANARWYSLYDALYGTDIILEVDGCKKTAKYNPVRGQQVIRYARDFLDQAVPLATGSHAYAVRYKVVSGKLVVVMGDGKETELGWRECFVGYRGEPEQPSAVLLRNNDLHIELLIGEGYFIGQGDLANIYDINLESAVTTIQDCEDSVSAVDADDKVRVYRNWFGLMKGNLTAEVVRAKETIERSLNPDPEFIAPDGSAFSLPGRSLMLVRHVGTHMYTDAVTCSGKEIPETFLDAMVTALAAKHDLLGNGQFKNSRKGSVYVVKPKCHGPEEVEAAIRLFEMVEQALGLEPGTLKIGIMDEERRTTVNLKECIRAASERVIFINTGFLDRTGDEIHTSMEAGAMIPKNEIKTSTWLLAYEDWNVDVGLAAGLPGHGQIGKGMWAAPDNMRAMMQQKIAHPRAGANTAWVPSPLAACLHAMHYHHVNVATRQQQLTQCMRASLDDILTIPLLGERKVKQSELMMELENNAQGILGYVVRWIDQGVGCSKVPDISDTDLMEDRATLRISSQHIANWLHHGITDADQVRSVFEKMAEVVDRQNDGDPLYRDMAPDFDNSIAFQAALDLVFKGREVANGYTEPVLHARRREFKAGLRD
- a CDS encoding glycine zipper family protein, whose product is MNTIRPEMVLKYGLFSIVCGTLLVGGCAADPNKPVIDPEGVDMVQFEEDRAKCEEVAQQVEQKAGSEAVTGAVVLGLIGAIFGDSDTVKKSAAAGFVGGGAEGLGKTELERARVVKNCLRARGYQVLN